One Nostoc sp. UHCC 0302 DNA window includes the following coding sequences:
- a CDS encoding BON domain-containing protein, which translates to MKKSITLLVSGILLLSVAACNNAQTTGEAPDSTKDEIKIPTAKDASEAKEDATSETRRNQLNADIKAREERNNALNDGTAKDRDDSDVASEVRSKLEANLPASALVVDAKDGSVIISGTVPTQEQYDKIANLAKEIKGVQSVDIKAAVAPAKPGKNN; encoded by the coding sequence ATGAAGAAATCAATAACCTTGTTAGTCAGTGGCATTTTGTTGTTGAGCGTAGCTGCTTGTAATAATGCTCAAACTACTGGAGAAGCTCCAGATTCCACTAAAGACGAGATAAAAATTCCCACTGCGAAAGACGCTAGCGAAGCCAAAGAAGATGCAACCAGCGAAACTCGCAGAAATCAACTCAATGCTGATATTAAAGCACGGGAAGAACGTAACAACGCATTAAACGATGGCACAGCAAAAGACAGAGATGATAGTGATGTAGCCAGTGAAGTTCGCAGTAAATTAGAAGCTAATCTCCCTGCTAGTGCGTTGGTAGTTGATGCCAAAGATGGCTCTGTTATCATCTCAGGAACTGTTCCTACTCAGGAACAATACGACAAGATTGCTAACTTAGCGAAAGAAATTAAAGGTGTGCAATCTGTAGATATCAAGGCAGCTGTTGCTCCAGCTAAACCTGGAAAGAATAACTAG
- a CDS encoding response regulator: MLNRLKIGTKIGASFALSLAILSTIGLISYQNTNELIQTSHKEKHTYQVLSQLEDLNAQLTNAETGQRGYLITGEQRYLEPYKAAIDVVDQKVKGIEKLTADNPNQQRQLGILQPLVAKKLAELKQTIALRQNQGLEAAQKVVMTDEGNQLMTEIRQIIQRMENEENALLKQRSQKAQIVSQQTLATIIYSIPLYALLLALIGFALSRHISAPLKQVSDLAEKVADGDLTVSLPNSDRQDEIGVLRRTFNQMTVNLQNTTEKNEEQNWLKSNLAEFTQMLQGQRHLQSVARLILSNLAPLVGASQGVFYLMDSIDNEPVLKLLSSYAYTERKHLASQFRLGEGLVGQCALEKQRILLTEVPGNYIRISSGLGEASPLNLIVLPIMFESEVKAVIELATFGRFRKLHLTFLEQFSENIGVFLNNIAAQSQTQQLLEQSQALTDELQIQQQELRQSNQRLEEQAKQLEESEFLLKQQQEELKQSNEELQQLNEELEEKAELLEEQNRAVARKNQEVELAKQSLEEQTEQLQLSSKYKSEFLANMSHELRTPLNSLLILARLLADNVAGNLTDKQVEYSRTIYSAGTELLELINDILDLAKIESGTLSVKSEQITFADLRQSLEGTFRQVALSKGLDFTIELDDNLPDVIYHDPKRLQQVLKNLLANALKFTQQGGVKLQISIPEAAQLDSSSSNPMIAFAVSDTGIGIPADKQKIIFEAFQQADGTTSRKYGGTGLGLSISRELAQLLGGRIELDSQPAQGSTFTLYLPQTYSGTKQSPIQEQTKTKEILPPVPITQPLPLVPSDALSLSYPSGEASYVERPQYPIPSPIEIPDDRETIQPGDRILLVIEDDEKFAAILLDMARQQGFKVLVALHSKQGLALAQQFKPDAITLDIRMPEMDGWTLLDRLKRNSKTRHIPVHILSGDERQQWGLQLGAITYLQKPISSEALTQVLTEIKGYVERKVKNLLVIEDDPIQAQSIIELIGNGDVQSTAVGTGAEALAILQSNHFDCIVLDLGLPDMSGFELIEQIKQESSLLKLPIIVYTGKELTQQEETQLRGLAETIIIKNVRSPERLLDETALFLHRVQADLPLPKREMLEQLHQTDPVLANRKVLIVDDDLRNIFALTSLLESYQMQVLFAENGRDGIEMLQANADINIVLMDVMMPEMDGYETTRAIRQQQLFRSLPIIALTAKAMPGDKEKCIEAGASDYITKPVDTEQLLSLLRVWLYR; the protein is encoded by the coding sequence ATGTTGAACCGTTTGAAGATTGGAACCAAGATTGGAGCAAGTTTTGCCTTAAGTCTGGCAATTCTGAGTACTATTGGTCTAATCTCTTACCAAAACACCAATGAACTCATTCAAACCTCGCACAAAGAAAAACATACCTATCAAGTACTAAGTCAGCTTGAAGACCTCAATGCACAATTGACAAATGCCGAGACTGGGCAACGGGGTTACTTAATTACTGGAGAACAACGCTATCTAGAACCTTATAAAGCTGCTATTGATGTAGTAGATCAAAAAGTTAAAGGAATTGAGAAATTAACGGCAGATAACCCTAACCAACAGCGTCAACTTGGTATTTTACAGCCATTAGTTGCTAAGAAATTAGCTGAGCTGAAACAAACGATCGCCTTACGCCAGAACCAAGGCTTGGAAGCAGCCCAGAAGGTTGTGATGACAGACGAAGGCAACCAACTGATGACTGAAATTCGCCAAATCATCCAGAGGATGGAAAATGAGGAGAATGCACTGCTCAAGCAGCGTAGCCAAAAGGCACAAATAGTTAGCCAACAAACGCTTGCCACTATTATTTATAGTATTCCGCTCTATGCTTTACTCTTAGCTTTAATTGGATTTGCCTTATCTAGACATATATCAGCACCGCTGAAGCAAGTTTCTGATTTAGCAGAAAAAGTTGCGGATGGAGATTTAACAGTAAGTTTACCAAATAGCGATCGCCAAGACGAAATTGGTGTGCTGAGGCGAACTTTCAATCAGATGACTGTAAATCTGCAAAATACGACTGAGAAAAATGAAGAGCAAAATTGGCTCAAGTCTAATTTAGCTGAATTTACCCAGATGCTACAAGGGCAACGCCATCTACAAAGCGTGGCTCGCCTAATTTTGTCAAATTTAGCACCACTAGTTGGAGCATCTCAGGGCGTTTTTTATCTAATGGACTCAATAGACAACGAGCCTGTACTAAAGCTTTTAAGTAGCTATGCTTACACAGAGCGCAAACATTTAGCAAGCCAGTTTCGTTTGGGTGAGGGACTAGTGGGACAGTGCGCCTTAGAAAAGCAAAGAATTCTCCTTACTGAAGTTCCTGGCAACTATATCCGCATCAGTTCCGGCTTGGGAGAAGCTTCACCGCTGAATCTTATTGTGTTGCCCATAATGTTTGAGAGTGAGGTGAAAGCCGTAATTGAACTAGCCACTTTTGGACGCTTTCGCAAACTCCATCTTACATTCTTAGAGCAATTCTCTGAAAACATCGGTGTATTTTTGAATAATATCGCCGCACAATCGCAAACTCAGCAGCTACTCGAACAGTCTCAAGCTTTAACAGATGAACTGCAAATTCAGCAACAAGAACTTAGGCAAAGCAACCAACGTTTAGAAGAACAAGCAAAACAGTTAGAGGAATCAGAATTTCTCCTGAAGCAACAACAGGAAGAGTTAAAGCAATCTAACGAGGAATTACAGCAGCTCAATGAAGAACTTGAAGAAAAAGCGGAACTCTTAGAGGAGCAAAACCGCGCAGTTGCCCGTAAAAATCAAGAAGTTGAGCTAGCAAAACAGTCTTTAGAAGAACAAACCGAGCAATTGCAATTATCTTCAAAATATAAATCGGAATTTCTAGCGAACATGTCCCACGAGTTACGGACACCGCTCAATAGTTTACTGATATTAGCACGGCTCTTGGCGGATAACGTTGCAGGCAATTTAACAGACAAGCAAGTAGAGTACAGCCGGACAATTTACTCTGCTGGCACAGAACTATTAGAGTTAATTAATGATATTTTAGATTTAGCAAAAATCGAGTCAGGAACTTTGTCGGTAAAGAGTGAGCAAATTACCTTTGCAGATTTACGGCAATCTCTAGAAGGAACTTTCCGTCAAGTGGCTCTGAGTAAAGGACTCGACTTTACGATTGAACTGGATGACAATTTACCAGATGTAATTTATCACGACCCAAAACGCCTGCAACAAGTGCTGAAAAACTTACTGGCTAACGCCTTAAAGTTTACCCAGCAGGGTGGAGTGAAATTACAAATTAGCATCCCCGAGGCAGCACAACTCGACAGCAGCAGTAGCAATCCGATGATCGCATTTGCTGTCAGCGATACAGGTATTGGTATTCCCGCCGATAAGCAAAAGATTATTTTTGAAGCATTTCAGCAAGCAGACGGCACAACCAGCCGCAAGTACGGAGGAACTGGCTTAGGCTTATCAATCAGCCGCGAACTAGCGCAACTCTTAGGAGGAAGAATTGAACTAGACAGTCAACCAGCACAGGGAAGCACCTTCACCCTCTACCTACCGCAAACTTATTCAGGGACTAAGCAATCACCTATTCAAGAACAGACCAAAACAAAAGAAATTCTTCCCCCAGTACCCATTACCCAGCCCTTACCCTTAGTCCCCAGCGATGCACTGAGCTTGTCGTACCCCTCCGGGGAAGCAAGCTATGTGGAGCGTCCCCAGTACCCGATACCCAGCCCCATTGAAATCCCAGATGATCGAGAGACAATTCAACCAGGCGATCGCATCTTACTAGTAATCGAAGATGACGAGAAATTCGCCGCCATCTTACTAGATATGGCACGTCAACAGGGCTTTAAAGTGCTTGTGGCTTTACACAGTAAACAAGGATTAGCACTAGCACAGCAGTTTAAGCCCGATGCAATTACGCTCGATATCCGGATGCCAGAAATGGACGGTTGGACATTGTTGGATCGTTTGAAACGTAACTCAAAGACTAGGCATATACCAGTACACATTCTTTCTGGTGATGAAAGACAACAATGGGGTTTACAGCTAGGAGCAATCACCTACCTGCAAAAACCGATTTCTTCAGAAGCACTCACTCAGGTATTAACCGAGATTAAAGGCTACGTTGAGCGGAAAGTAAAAAATCTCCTAGTCATAGAAGATGACCCCATACAAGCCCAAAGTATTATCGAACTAATTGGTAATGGCGATGTTCAAAGTACAGCAGTCGGTACGGGAGCAGAAGCCTTGGCAATTTTGCAATCAAATCACTTTGATTGTATTGTGCTGGATTTAGGTCTACCTGATATGAGCGGGTTTGAACTGATAGAGCAAATCAAGCAAGAATCGAGTCTTTTGAAACTGCCGATTATTGTCTATACAGGCAAAGAACTAACCCAACAAGAAGAAACCCAACTTAGGGGATTGGCAGAGACAATTATTATTAAAAATGTGCGATCGCCAGAACGGTTGTTAGATGAAACTGCCCTGTTTCTGCATCGGGTACAAGCAGACTTGCCACTACCCAAGCGTGAAATGCTAGAGCAACTACACCAAACTGACCCAGTGCTAGCTAATCGCAAAGTTTTAATTGTCGATGATGACTTGAGAAATATCTTCGCCCTCACCAGCTTGTTAGAAAGCTATCAAATGCAAGTTCTGTTTGCTGAAAATGGTAGAGATGGCATTGAGATGTTGCAAGCCAATGCCGACATTAATATAGTTTTAATGGACGTGATGATGCCAGAAATGGATGGTTATGAAACTACTCGTGCCATTCGCCAGCAACAGCTATTCCGCTCACTGCCAATCATTGCATTAACAGCCAAAGCCATGCCAGGCGATAAGGAAAAGTGCATTGAAGCCGGAGCCTCTGATTACATTACTAAACCTGTAGATACTGAGCAGTTGCTTTCGCTGTTGCGGGTTTGGCTATATCGTTAA